In Lycium ferocissimum isolate CSIRO_LF1 chromosome 3, AGI_CSIRO_Lferr_CH_V1, whole genome shotgun sequence, the genomic window CACAAATGTTGATGTGAcacataaatattaaaaatgtctagatgatcattttatAAGTTAGAGTGCTCAACTAAAAAAGTGAATACAAATTGAGGATTCTATTAGTGCACATCCAAAATTAAAGAGCATacttacatatttatatattatgccAGTTATAAACTTTGGTAAGTGGAGGGGTTTAATTAATGAGAGAAAATAAGGGGGTAGGATAAAGGAGTTAAGATAAGGTTGGTGTATTTTTCCCACCTGGCACTATCTATCAAGTCATCTTGTTTCTCTCTCACCCTTACAAAGATAGAGAAAATCAGACACTTAATACACTGATTCTTAGTAACAATGTTAGCTTCAACAGCTCTGAATCTTGGTTCATTGTGCAATTTGCCAACCCATTATTCTCATAAACCTTGTCTGTTTTTACAATCTTCACCATTCTTGGCATCACCTAACAACACTGTTATCAAGCACTGTAATGGCTGGAAATTAAGTAGACCTACTAAGAGGGCTGTTGCTGCTGTTGATTCATCTGCTCCTGCTGAAAaggttttcttttcttgattcccttatatatatatatatatatatatttgaaagaaTTTACCTTTGTATAATTAGGAATTGAGTTCTCCTGTTCTTTATTGTTACAAAAATGGCTTCTTTTTGGGTTCCATTCATGTCTAAAATTTCTCTGAAAGTTTAGCAGttatagggtgtgtttggtatgaaaggaaatgttttcttccaaaataagtgggtttcttacttatttcgTGGTGATCGGTAAGTAAGCAGAAAATATTATATCAAAAccattttatgtaatttaggCAAACCTATAGGGGTGGGGGTTGGGTGTTTTGGAGGATGGGGAGAACACTATTAATGTAGAATGTATAATTATGTTGCAAGCAAGGATCAAACTCGCAACCTTATGCTTAATGCACTGGAACTTGTTTTCTCACTTCCATTAAGgatgtcattttttttcattttttagaaaacttgttttccttgagaaaatgttttcctccgtACCAAACGCACAAATAGTCTTCGTTTACTCTCAATTTCCCTGCTTGGTGTGCTTGAATGTGAAACTCTCAATTGCGCTAGTGCTTTTTTGCCTACCAAACTCTCtagcacccaagggtgtggcctagtggttaatgaagtgggttgagaaccatAAGATCTCAGGTTTCTTCCCATTTGTCCAGAGTTACTCGGTACTTGTGTGGTGAGAGATAGCAAGTACCGTTTGGAGTAAGTGGAGGTGCGAGCAAGCTGACCTGGCCACCACAGttatcaaaaaagaagaagaccaaACTCTCTCGGAACCAATGCAGGCTAAGAACAAAACATATTGGTAGCAAAGGATCCATTAAGGCACTGCCACTAGCTGGAATTAAACTAGTTACCCTTGCAGGGATAAGTGAGAGATTGGTGAAGCCTGTAACTTGCCTTTAAAAGCAAATTAGGTAGTATTGAATGAAATAGAACTAAGAGCTGAATGTTATAGAGGATTCATATGGAAACTCCCTACTGATTTGGGATTGAGCTGTGGCTGACTGTGTTGATTAAGTGATTGCACTAGTTCTTTCTCTGATCAAAAATGAGTTCATTTTTGGTTTGGCAATATGGATATTAGTGCGCTTAGGAGGTCCAAGTGATGGCTTTGAGGAATAGTTCGAAGTTAAAATAGCCATCTATTAGAGGATCAGGATATGTAGTTCCTGTTCTTTCATTAGACCTACTCTCACTTGCTATGAATGTTTATGCTGGTCATCCGTCATAAGTCATTtaagtaaaaaaggaaaatacagAATTTAAgggcttttttcatttttggtccgTATTTAcggccaaaatatatatatctatactatgtatattatatgtatatataactatgtatattttatatgtgtgtgtgtgtgtatatgtatatatatatatattatatgtgtgtgtgtgtatatatatatatatacttacatatatatatatatatatatatatatatttatactttaataaacaaacctatacatttgttggctattatttttttgagagatccaaaaatgtaattatcccaAAATTTGGATTACTTCCTATTTGGCGTCATTTGCTTTAGTTTAGTGTTAGAAATGTTGACGCTGGTATTCTGTTGTATATACAGCAAGAGACGGAAAGGAAGAAGTACTATTTTCTTGTTGCCAATGCCAAATTTATGTTGGATGAAGAGGAGCATTTCCAGGAGCAATTGTTTGAGCGTCGTCGCCTGTATGAAGAGCGCAACAAAGAAACGGATTTCTGGCTTATAGTTGAGCCCAAGTTCTTGGACAAGTTCCCTAATATCACCAAGAGACTCAAGAGACCTGCTGTAGCACTTGTTTCAACGAATGGCCCATGGATCACGTAAGGCGCTGTCATTGTTAAATAATTGGGACactaatttttttgataagCAAGTTATCATCACGTGAAAGAGGTTAAAAATACCCCTATACTATACGAGATATCTTAGTTTTACCATTTGGTAGACTTTAGGGTCGTTCATATCTTTAACGATGGCAAAATCATCTCGTGCTTGCCCTTGACCCTGATGAAACTCCAACCTCAATTATAACGGTAGGTAATTTTAAACCATAGAAAAGTAGAGGAGTAAAAAGTGGTCTTTTCTCCTCAAGTATTTTGATACGTGGAACCACCCAGTCCATGCTGGAGTTCCCGTAAAGACAAGGGCAATTACGAGAAGATTTGCTAGCAGCAAGGGTATGAATGACCCCAAGTTTAAAGATGGTAAATTTAAGATATTTCGTATAGCAGAGGGGTAAAGTTGCACATTCTCTATATATCTCCTGATCTGTTTTTCGAAACTTGCAGGTTCATGAAATTGAGGCTAGACAGAGTTTTACAAGAGAGTTATGAGGCTGACAGTTTAGAAGAAGCTTTGGCATGTACTCCTGTTAATCTTGAGTTTGAAAAGCCTGAAAAATGGACAGCACCATACCCAAAGTATGAGTCCGGGTGGTGGGAGTCTTTCTTGCCCCCTGGATCCCAAACGTCAAAGGTATGATTAGCAGACGTCTTCCACAATTCTGCTATATCATCTATGTTGCTTGAAATAGGTCGAGTGCTTTTTGTTGGTCCGGCATAACAGTTAGTATCAGAAGTTATGTGAAGAGATGGTGGGGGAAACACGATTGTAGTCTGTAGGTGAAGGTGTTTGTAACTCATCTGAAGATTGAGCATTGTACTTAGCACAAAAAAGCAATGTGGCATAAATGTAATAGTTTGGTAATGAACTACGATTATGGTTGGTTAGTTTACATTTTACCTCTATATAGAAAGGTGTTTCCAGTCCACTATTGGCTTTTGCTGATAGTTCTTGATATGAAGTGAGAACTCTTTTCTTGCTGCCTCAGTTATTCTTATGGTTTTGTGTCTCACCGTATTTGTCATAACCAAATGGTTGATTGTTGAGGCTGATCTCAACCAACTATTTTATTAGCCTCAGCCATATTGTTCTTTAGGTTGATCTCAATCCACTACTATACCAGTCTTTGAAGATTACcacatacaatttttttatttgtaatgGAACTTGTGAGGGTGTGCTtaatatataaagaaatatagTGATATCTAATAATAATCCGACCTTAGCTCAGTTggtatttttacctttttttactCATTTTCTGGTCTTCCAATTATTTTTGTGTCACTGGTTTCAATCCCGTAggtaaacatttttttttattttttttttcgcccTTTCAAAATTTAGATCTTGTGGACAAAACTTTGCTACAAATCTTAGCCGATCACTAAAAGTTAAGatgaatatatgaatatttGTCTTGCCACGATTCTTGACGGATTGTCAAGACTTCAATATATTTTGTGTCGTATCATTTAAACAAATTGTTCACAAGTCCTAGCGGATCATTACAAGTTCTCATAGATAGGTGTTGTCAGGAATCTTGGCAGATCAACTCCATGTTTAGCACTTAAATCACGTCCATAGCACTTAACTCACAAACTCTTAACTTCTCGAGAGAAACATCAACTCCATGTTTAGGCTTAATGACAACACCAAGTCTAGGGGAGTGAACATATCTTTTGCAAGACTTTGATGTTCCATTTGCAAATCTCTCTAGATTGAATTCATTCTATtcaaaatcaataaaacatttaaaattaatGGATCTAAAAGATTTTAATACTcaacccccccacccccccccaccccccacacACAAAACACACCACTGGTCCCGAGTATCAGTCGTTGTGGCAATtaaatttgtttcaaaatagTGAACGTTTTAGAAAAA contains:
- the LOC132050540 gene encoding uncharacterized protein LOC132050540; protein product: MLASTALNLGSLCNLPTHYSHKPCLFLQSSPFLASPNNTVIKHCNGWKLSRPTKRAVAAVDSSAPAEKQETERKKYYFLVANAKFMLDEEEHFQEQLFERRRLYEERNKETDFWLIVEPKFLDKFPNITKRLKRPAVALVSTNGPWITFMKLRLDRVLQESYEADSLEEALACTPVNLEFEKPEKWTAPYPKYESGWWESFLPPGSQTSKV